Proteins from a single region of Synchiropus splendidus isolate RoL2022-P1 chromosome 3, RoL_Sspl_1.0, whole genome shotgun sequence:
- the epoa gene encoding erythropoietin isoform X1 — translation MLQNTGRGLIALLLILLEWTHPSLPTPLRPICDLRVLNGFIKEARDAEVAMKSCREECSLTASVTVPQTKVDFEVWETKKADERSQEVQTGLWLLQRALTLLRTSITNTELHSHVDNSITNLQSINAVLNSLNIQDYTPPDSITDLDGTWSVTSAAELLEVHVNFLRGKLRLLMQGAQACQPDAHSPAG, via the exons ATGTTGCAGAACACTGGTAGAG gaCTGATAGCCTTGCTGTTAATACTGCTGGAGTGGACTCATCCTAGCCTGCCAACCCCCCTCAGACCCATCTGTGACCTGAGAGTACTGAATGGATTCATCAAGGAAGCACGAGACGCCGAAGTCGCTATG AAGTCGTGTAGGGAAGAATGCAGTTTGACAGCGTCCGTCACTGTTCCACAAACCAAGGTGGACTTCGAAGTGTGGGAGACAAAAAAG GCCGACGAGCGATCGCAGGAGGTGCAAACTGGATTATGGCTTCTTCAGCGTGCGCTCACTTTGTTACGGACGTCCATCACCAACACCGAGCTACACAGCCACGTAGACAACTCCATCACCAACCTACAGAGCATCAACGCCGTGCTGAACAGCCTCAACATCCAG GACTACACTCCGCCGGACAGCATCACAGACTTGGATGGGACTTGGAGCGTCACCAGTGCAGCCGAGTTGCTTGAAGTCCATGTCAACTTCTTGCGTGGAAAACTTCGCCTCCTTATGCAGGGCGCACAGGCCTGTCAGCCAGATGCCCACAGCCCAGCTGGGTGA
- the pop7 gene encoding ribonuclease P protein subunit p20, with amino-acid sequence MTEQRHASVSSVPQMSSFHGDGAAPAVDMDPVEYTLRKRLPRKLPKRRNDVYVNMKTDFRAQLARCQKLLEGGAHREICIHGLGLAINRAINIALQLQSGSQGALQLAANTSTVELVDDLEPEDPDEHGEPLTRTRNNSAIHIKVFYPDPQ; translated from the coding sequence ATGACAGAGCAGCGCCACGCGAGTGTCTCCTCCGTCCCCCAGATGAGCTCATTTCACGGCGACGGTGCCGCCCCAGCGGTGGACATGGACCCGGTTGAGTACACCTTACGGAAACGCCTTCCTCGCAAGCTGCCCAAGAGGCGCAATGATGTGTATGTCAACATGAAGACCGACTTCAGGGCTCAGCTGGCCCGCTGCCAGAAGTTACTGGAGGGCGGGGCACACCGTGAAATCTGCATCCATGGTTTGGGATTGGCCATCAATCGTGCCATCAACATAGCGCTGCAGCTGCAGTCTGGCAGCCAGGGGGCGCTTCAGCTGGCCGCCAACACTTCCACTGTTGAGTTGGTGGACGACCTGGAGCCTGAGGATCCCGATGAACACGGGGAGCCTCTGACCCGCACCAGGAACAACTCTGCCATCCACATTAAGGTGTTCTACCCTGACCCCCAATGA
- the epoa gene encoding erythropoietin isoform X2: MDSPRLIALLLILLEWTHPSLPTPLRPICDLRVLNGFIKEARDAEVAMKSCREECSLTASVTVPQTKVDFEVWETKKADERSQEVQTGLWLLQRALTLLRTSITNTELHSHVDNSITNLQSINAVLNSLNIQDYTPPDSITDLDGTWSVTSAAELLEVHVNFLRGKLRLLMQGAQACQPDAHSPAG; encoded by the exons ATGGACTCCCCCA gaCTGATAGCCTTGCTGTTAATACTGCTGGAGTGGACTCATCCTAGCCTGCCAACCCCCCTCAGACCCATCTGTGACCTGAGAGTACTGAATGGATTCATCAAGGAAGCACGAGACGCCGAAGTCGCTATG AAGTCGTGTAGGGAAGAATGCAGTTTGACAGCGTCCGTCACTGTTCCACAAACCAAGGTGGACTTCGAAGTGTGGGAGACAAAAAAG GCCGACGAGCGATCGCAGGAGGTGCAAACTGGATTATGGCTTCTTCAGCGTGCGCTCACTTTGTTACGGACGTCCATCACCAACACCGAGCTACACAGCCACGTAGACAACTCCATCACCAACCTACAGAGCATCAACGCCGTGCTGAACAGCCTCAACATCCAG GACTACACTCCGCCGGACAGCATCACAGACTTGGATGGGACTTGGAGCGTCACCAGTGCAGCCGAGTTGCTTGAAGTCCATGTCAACTTCTTGCGTGGAAAACTTCGCCTCCTTATGCAGGGCGCACAGGCCTGTCAGCCAGATGCCCACAGCCCAGCTGGGTGA